In Tripterygium wilfordii isolate XIE 37 chromosome 23, ASM1340144v1, whole genome shotgun sequence, one genomic interval encodes:
- the LOC119993779 gene encoding uncharacterized protein LOC119993779 isoform X3, translating into MKFGEHKYSFDLLRFYIDEANKSNPGSCLEMEFDETSGCFKRCFIAFDATISSFNFGSPILFLDGSFLKSRYKGNLLSTTSKDAEKGLFVVAFAVVVVEDEDNWTWFLRLLRKIIDVSRRIIFISDQNYGLLQGVRNVFPTADHAYCLNHLNRNLKEKLKGHHASFREMIVKKFKQCVYVSSKIVFHDRLQELLSMGGDRVVSFIDEAPACNWANAYFMDVIQGRSLQL; encoded by the exons ATGAAATTTGGAGAGCATAAGTATTCTTTTGATTTGCTACGATTTTACATTGATGAAGCTAATAAGTCTAACCCTGGTAGCTGTTTGGAGATGGAGTTTGATGAGACAAGTGGTTGCTTTAAGAGATGTTTTATTGCATTTGATGCGACGATTTCCAGTTTCAATTTCGGTAGCCCCATCTTATTTCTTGATGGCTCATTTTTGAAAAGTCGTTACAAGGGAAATCTACTTTCAACTACTTCAAAAGATGCTGAAAAAG GTTTATTTGTGGTTGCTTTTGCAGTTGTTGTCGTAGAGGATGAAGATAACTGGACCTGGTTTCTCAGGTTGCTTAGAAAAATTATTGACGTAAGTAGAAGAATAATTTtcatttcagatcaaaattatGGGCTCCTTCAAGGTGTTAGAAATGTTTTTCCAACAGCAGATCATGCTTATTGCCTTAATCATTTAAATAGGAATCTTAAAGAGAAGTTGAAAGGACATCATGCTTCTTTTAGGGAGATGATTGTGAAGAAGTTTAAACAATGTGTTTATGTTTCGAGTAAGATTGTATTCCATGATCGCTTGCAAGAACTTTTATCTATGGGTGGTGATCGCGTTGTTAGTTTTATAGATGAAGCTCCTGCTTGTAACTGGGCGAATGCTTACTTTATGG ATGTTATTCAAGGTCGATCACTCCAGTTATGA
- the LOC119993779 gene encoding uncharacterized protein LOC119993779 isoform X1 — MKFGEHKYSFDLLRFYIDEANKSNPGSCLEMEFDETSGCFKRCFIAFDATISSFNFGSPILFLDGSFLKSRYKGNLLSTTSKDAEKGLFVVAFAVVVVEDEDNWTWFLRLLRKIIDVSRRIIFISDQNYGLLQGVRNVFPTADHAYCLNHLNRNLKEKLKGHHASFREMIVKKFKQCVYVSSKIVFHDRLQELLSMGGDRVVSFIDEAPACNWANAYFMGKRYGEMSLNAAESFNSQIYEFCSLPITNMIDMIRLKLMNQLSFRREDSSTWTTFLCPLMEKKIQESLWESCA; from the exons ATGAAATTTGGAGAGCATAAGTATTCTTTTGATTTGCTACGATTTTACATTGATGAAGCTAATAAGTCTAACCCTGGTAGCTGTTTGGAGATGGAGTTTGATGAGACAAGTGGTTGCTTTAAGAGATGTTTTATTGCATTTGATGCGACGATTTCCAGTTTCAATTTCGGTAGCCCCATCTTATTTCTTGATGGCTCATTTTTGAAAAGTCGTTACAAGGGAAATCTACTTTCAACTACTTCAAAAGATGCTGAAAAAG GTTTATTTGTGGTTGCTTTTGCAGTTGTTGTCGTAGAGGATGAAGATAACTGGACCTGGTTTCTCAGGTTGCTTAGAAAAATTATTGACGTAAGTAGAAGAATAATTTtcatttcagatcaaaattatGGGCTCCTTCAAGGTGTTAGAAATGTTTTTCCAACAGCAGATCATGCTTATTGCCTTAATCATTTAAATAGGAATCTTAAAGAGAAGTTGAAAGGACATCATGCTTCTTTTAGGGAGATGATTGTGAAGAAGTTTAAACAATGTGTTTATGTTTCGAGTAAGATTGTATTCCATGATCGCTTGCAAGAACTTTTATCTATGGGTGGTGATCGCGTTGTTAGTTTTATAGATGAAGCTCCTGCTTGTAACTGGGCGAATGCTTACTTTATGGGTAAGCGGTATGGTGAGATGTCTTTAAATGCTGCTGAGTCTTTTAATTCTCAAATATATGAGTTTTGTTCATTGCCAATAACAAATATGATAGATATGATTCGATTGAAGCTCATGAATCAATTGTCTTTTAGAAGGGAAGATTCTTCTACATGGACTACTTTTTTATGTCCTTTGATGGAGAAAAAAATCCAAGAATCTTTATGGGAGAGTTGTGCTTGA
- the LOC119993779 gene encoding uncharacterized protein LOC119993779 isoform X2, with the protein MEFDETSGCFKRCFIAFDATISSFNFGSPILFLDGSFLKSRYKGNLLSTTSKDAEKGLFVVAFAVVVVEDEDNWTWFLRLLRKIIDVSRRIIFISDQNYGLLQGVRNVFPTADHAYCLNHLNRNLKEKLKGHHASFREMIVKKFKQCVYVSSKIVFHDRLQELLSMGGDRVVSFIDEAPACNWANAYFMGKRYGEMSLNAAESFNSQIYEFCSLPITNMIDMIRLKLMNQLSFRREDSSTWTTFLCPLMEKKIQESLWESCA; encoded by the exons ATGGAGTTTGATGAGACAAGTGGTTGCTTTAAGAGATGTTTTATTGCATTTGATGCGACGATTTCCAGTTTCAATTTCGGTAGCCCCATCTTATTTCTTGATGGCTCATTTTTGAAAAGTCGTTACAAGGGAAATCTACTTTCAACTACTTCAAAAGATGCTGAAAAAG GTTTATTTGTGGTTGCTTTTGCAGTTGTTGTCGTAGAGGATGAAGATAACTGGACCTGGTTTCTCAGGTTGCTTAGAAAAATTATTGACGTAAGTAGAAGAATAATTTtcatttcagatcaaaattatGGGCTCCTTCAAGGTGTTAGAAATGTTTTTCCAACAGCAGATCATGCTTATTGCCTTAATCATTTAAATAGGAATCTTAAAGAGAAGTTGAAAGGACATCATGCTTCTTTTAGGGAGATGATTGTGAAGAAGTTTAAACAATGTGTTTATGTTTCGAGTAAGATTGTATTCCATGATCGCTTGCAAGAACTTTTATCTATGGGTGGTGATCGCGTTGTTAGTTTTATAGATGAAGCTCCTGCTTGTAACTGGGCGAATGCTTACTTTATGGGTAAGCGGTATGGTGAGATGTCTTTAAATGCTGCTGAGTCTTTTAATTCTCAAATATATGAGTTTTGTTCATTGCCAATAACAAATATGATAGATATGATTCGATTGAAGCTCATGAATCAATTGTCTTTTAGAAGGGAAGATTCTTCTACATGGACTACTTTTTTATGTCCTTTGATGGAGAAAAAAATCCAAGAATCTTTATGGGAGAGTTGTGCTTGA